TTTTGGCTCATTCATTCTGCTCCTTCTCCAACTGTTTCATGGCAACTTCAAATTCTTCCACTGAAATCCGGAATTGTTCCAATCGTTTCACCAGCTGTTTACTGTTATTGTAGCCGATCCCGAGCAGTTCTCCAACCTGCTCCCTGCGTTTCTTTGCATCAGCTCCTGCGATCAGTCCAGCTTCCATCAACCGTGAAAATGGAACGGGGTCGAAGTCCGCCGGCAGCTCCATAGTGCTGCTCCTCGCAGCATTGAGCGCTGCTTTCAATGCAGCAAAACCGGCGTGCTCGATTCCCACCTTCCGCTTCTTGTGGTCAGTTGCATCAGCCTTCGGCAAGAACGCATGTGCACACCCCGGGACTTCCTGATCAATCACTTTCCGTACCTTCTCACCCGGGAAATCCGGATCGGTAAATACGATGACTCCTCGACGTTCAAGGGCCAGGGCAATCCGTTCCAAAATGACTTCAGGGATTGCCGAGCCGTTCGTTTCTATCGTATCACAGTCAAACCAGCGCTTCAGTGTCAAGGTGTCGTTCTTTCCTTCGACGACGATCATTTCCTCGATTCTTATTTTTTCAACCATTCCAAGTCCCCTCCCTTAGCTCAGATAACCCATCCTGCAGAATATCCGGCCTGTTGCCAAACGGGTGGGCAACAGGTAGGATATTCTGCTTATACTTCAATCCTTTAGCGAACTTAAACAGTCCGAATTCAGTGAGAAAAAAAGGTACAGGCGCTTTGCCTGTACCTTAATCTTTATGATTTGATTAATCCAGTACCCGGACTCTGACCGACTGACGGCCGAAAGACAGGGCGTTACTTCTGTCAGGCATGAAGATGTCGATCTTGCGGCCTTTTATCGCTCCACCTGTATCGGCGGCCAGGAACGTTCCCCGGCCTTCGACTTCAACACGGGAACCCAGCGGAATCACGCTCGGATCCACAGCGATTACCCGGGAATTCGGGTTGGCACGCAGGTCAATACCTGTGCGGGTCACGCCGGAACAACCGTTGCAATACGCAGTGTAAGCTGTTGCCGTGAAATTCATCCATTCTCCACCGGAGGAAGAAGAGCCTCCTCCGTTGCCACTGCGGGAAACAGTTTGCTGCGTTGAACGGGTACCGACTGCAACGACACGGTCCTGGCTCTCAGAAACCACTTCTTCGTCGATCAGTTCACGGGATACCTCTTCACCGTCTTCAAAAATCACTTCATAGTGCTTTTCTTTCTTACCTTCTTCACCGGATTCAAGTACTTCTTCGGTGCCTCGATCAAGGGAAGAATCATTTTCAGTCACCGTTCCGTATGAAATGCTCTCTTCGACAATATCTGTAACCTTCTCCACACGTACGACCTGCACTTCGCTTTCTTCCGTCAACGCTT
This Salisediminibacterium beveridgei DNA region includes the following protein-coding sequences:
- the rnmV gene encoding ribonuclease M5, with product MRIEEMIVVEGKNDTLTLKRWFDCDTIETNGSAIPEVILERIALALERRGVIVFTDPDFPGEKVRKVIDQEVPGCAHAFLPKADATDHKKRKVGIEHAGFAALKAALNAARSSTMELPADFDPVPFSRLMEAGLIAGADAKKRREQVGELLGIGYNNSKQLVKRLEQFRISVEEFEVAMKQLEKEQNE
- a CDS encoding G5 and 3D domain-containing protein, yielding MVQKIKQASEHFSLRTFAVSVVGILMFSGIIALVLMEVTKAEVAVEIDGEEAVVYTHAQNVEDVLNEQDIEIKEHDLVQPAADTPITDTMTVTYKEAQEIQVTIDEEDETVWTTESTVADLLSDMNQEIGEHDKVEPALDAELESGMTVTFEEAFPVAVTSDGETEDVWTTSTTVEDFLNDQGIELDELDRVEPEKDEALTEESEVQVVRVEKVTDIVEESISYGTVTENDSSLDRGTEEVLESGEEGKKEKHYEVIFEDGEEVSRELIDEEVVSESQDRVVAVGTRSTQQTVSRSGNGGGSSSSGGEWMNFTATAYTAYCNGCSGVTRTGIDLRANPNSRVIAVDPSVIPLGSRVEVEGRGTFLAADTGGAIKGRKIDIFMPDRSNALSFGRQSVRVRVLD